One part of the Tunicatimonas pelagia genome encodes these proteins:
- a CDS encoding MFS transporter — protein sequence MTPSTTTAPVEKPRLSFWHIWNMNFGFLGIQFGFALQNANTSRIFETLGASVDDIPILWIAAPTTGLLVQPIVGYFSDRTWHPTLGRRRPFFLVGAILASIALVIMPNSPVLWIAAGTLWIMDASINISMEPFRALVADMLPSAQRTMGFAVQTFFIGVGAVVASALPYMLANWFDVANTAPEGQIPDSVKWSFYLGGFAFFTAVFWSVLRTREYPPEEFRRYNGEEGTELVDEGIKQIFTDFVKMPKTMVQLAVVQFFTWFALFCMWLYTTSAVTSHVYGTTDATSELYNEGANWVGVCFAVYNGFSAVLAFLLPRMAKSLGRKRVHLIGLCIGGLSLISIYFIQDPNILLVAMLGVGFAWASILTMPYAILAGSLPPSKMGIYMGIFNFFIVIPQIIASGTLGFISRTFFDNQAIYVLMLGGVAMILAGLLVTFVDDIDDEATEV from the coding sequence ATGACTCCAAGTACTACCACTGCTCCTGTAGAAAAACCTCGCTTGAGCTTTTGGCATATCTGGAATATGAACTTTGGTTTTCTGGGTATTCAGTTTGGCTTTGCGTTACAAAATGCCAATACCAGCCGTATTTTCGAGACACTAGGAGCCAGTGTAGATGATATTCCGATTTTATGGATTGCCGCTCCTACCACCGGCCTACTAGTGCAACCTATTGTGGGGTACTTCAGCGATCGTACCTGGCATCCTACGCTGGGGCGAAGACGACCATTTTTTTTAGTAGGTGCCATACTCGCCAGTATTGCGCTAGTGATTATGCCCAACTCACCGGTGCTGTGGATTGCCGCCGGAACCCTGTGGATTATGGATGCATCCATTAACATCTCAATGGAACCTTTCCGGGCTTTGGTAGCCGATATGCTGCCTTCGGCTCAGCGGACAATGGGCTTTGCCGTACAGACATTTTTTATTGGAGTAGGTGCGGTGGTGGCTTCGGCCTTGCCGTATATGCTGGCTAATTGGTTCGACGTGGCCAACACTGCTCCCGAAGGGCAAATTCCCGACTCGGTGAAGTGGTCGTTCTATCTGGGCGGATTTGCTTTCTTCACGGCGGTCTTCTGGTCAGTACTACGCACCCGAGAGTATCCACCGGAAGAGTTCCGTCGCTACAACGGAGAAGAAGGCACTGAGCTGGTGGATGAAGGGATCAAGCAGATTTTTACCGATTTTGTTAAGATGCCCAAAACGATGGTGCAGTTAGCAGTGGTCCAGTTCTTCACGTGGTTTGCTTTGTTTTGCATGTGGCTCTACACAACGTCGGCAGTGACTAGCCACGTGTACGGTACTACTGATGCCACCTCGGAGCTCTACAACGAAGGGGCCAACTGGGTAGGAGTTTGCTTCGCGGTATACAATGGCTTTTCGGCGGTACTGGCCTTTCTTCTTCCCCGCATGGCGAAGAGCTTAGGCCGAAAGCGAGTGCATCTGATTGGTTTATGCATTGGTGGGTTGAGTCTAATCTCTATCTACTTTATTCAAGACCCCAATATACTGCTGGTTGCTATGCTGGGGGTCGGCTTTGCCTGGGCCAGCATCTTAACCATGCCCTACGCTATTTTAGCCGGATCATTGCCCCCGTCTAAAATGGGAATTTATATGGGCATTTTTAATTTCTTCATCGTAATTCCGCAGATTATTGCTTCGGGTACGTTAGGGTTTATTTCCCGGACTTTCTTTGATAATCAGGCAATCTATGTGCTGATGTTGGGCGGGGTGGCTATGATCTTAGCCGGTTTGTTGGTAACTTTTGTGGATGATATTGATGACGAAGCTACCGAGGTTTGA
- a CDS encoding amidohydrolase family protein: MKRLFSFIALCLAYTPFLIYAQDDPIPRAPERNEGEGPFPQLIIRGATLINGAGSPPIGPVDVVVENNRITAIKTVGYPGVPIKTERRPTLEEEGREIDAAGMYLLPGLVDMHGHIGGRGQGTPAEYVFKLWMSHGITTVRDPGSGNGLEWTLDQRDKSAKNTITAPRIQAYTFFGQGLENGVNSPEEARAWVKSIAEEGADGIKFFGARPDIMEAALDEAKKYGLRSACHHAQLNVAWLNVLNTARMGLTSMEHWYGLPEALFTERTIQDYPLNYNYQNEQHRFGEAGRLWHQAAEPGSDRWNEVMDELIELDFTIDPTFNIYEANRDLMRARTAEWHADYTLPSLWKFYEPSRVSHGSHWHSWGTEEEINWRQNYLRWMQFVNEYKNKGGRVTTGSDSGFIYQLYGFAYIRELELLREAGFHPLEVIRAATLKGAEALGMNQEIGSVEVGKLADMILVEENPLANLKVLYGTGAIKLNEDNEVTRVGGVKYTIKDGIIYDAKALLADVKAMVDQAKKEAGIEELAQPGTVQSTEK; encoded by the coding sequence ATGAAGCGACTCTTTTCTTTCATCGCCCTCTGTCTTGCCTATACTCCGTTTCTAATTTACGCCCAAGACGATCCGATTCCTCGCGCCCCTGAGCGGAATGAAGGGGAAGGGCCGTTTCCTCAGCTCATTATTCGTGGAGCCACGCTCATTAACGGAGCTGGTTCACCCCCCATCGGCCCGGTAGATGTGGTTGTGGAAAATAATCGCATTACTGCCATTAAAACCGTGGGCTATCCGGGAGTGCCTATTAAGACGGAAAGACGTCCGACATTAGAAGAGGAAGGAAGAGAAATTGATGCCGCCGGAATGTACCTGCTGCCGGGGCTAGTAGATATGCACGGGCATATTGGCGGAAGAGGGCAAGGCACCCCCGCCGAATACGTCTTTAAACTTTGGATGTCCCACGGCATTACTACTGTGCGTGACCCCGGTAGTGGTAACGGACTGGAATGGACCCTTGACCAGCGAGACAAAAGCGCAAAAAACACCATTACGGCTCCGCGTATTCAAGCATATACCTTCTTCGGACAAGGATTGGAAAACGGAGTGAACAGCCCGGAAGAGGCCCGCGCTTGGGTGAAAAGCATTGCCGAAGAAGGGGCGGATGGCATCAAATTTTTCGGGGCCCGGCCTGATATTATGGAAGCTGCCTTAGATGAGGCTAAGAAATACGGCTTACGCTCGGCTTGCCATCACGCCCAGCTCAATGTTGCTTGGCTCAATGTGCTAAATACCGCCCGAATGGGCCTCACCAGCATGGAGCACTGGTACGGCTTGCCCGAAGCCCTGTTTACTGAGCGGACTATCCAGGACTATCCGCTGAACTACAACTACCAGAACGAGCAGCACCGCTTTGGCGAGGCCGGACGACTCTGGCATCAGGCGGCTGAACCAGGCTCTGACCGTTGGAACGAGGTGATGGACGAACTGATTGAGTTAGACTTTACCATTGACCCGACGTTTAATATTTACGAAGCCAACCGCGATCTGATGCGAGCCCGCACAGCTGAGTGGCACGCAGACTACACCCTTCCGTCTCTCTGGAAATTCTACGAACCCAGCCGGGTTTCTCACGGTTCTCACTGGCATAGTTGGGGCACTGAAGAAGAGATAAACTGGCGGCAGAATTACCTCCGCTGGATGCAGTTTGTAAACGAATACAAGAACAAGGGCGGACGAGTAACTACTGGCTCTGATTCAGGCTTTATTTACCAACTTTACGGCTTCGCCTACATTCGTGAACTGGAACTGCTCCGAGAAGCGGGGTTCCATCCGCTAGAAGTAATCCGGGCAGCGACACTTAAGGGAGCAGAGGCACTCGGAATGAACCAGGAGATTGGTTCAGTTGAAGTAGGCAAACTGGCCGATATGATTTTGGTAGAAGAAAACCCGCTAGCCAATCTAAAAGTGCTCTACGGCACCGGTGCTATTAAGCTAAACGAAGATAACGAAGTGACCCGCGTGGGTGGCGTAAAGTATACTATCAAAGACGGAATTATCTATGATGCTAAGGCCCTACTGGCTGATGTGAAAGCGATGGTCGATCAAGCTAAAAAGGAAGCTGGTATTGAAGAATTGGCTCAACCAGGAACCGTTCAATCTACGGAAAAATGA
- a CDS encoding tetratricopeptide repeat protein, with the protein MHYFLSLLITLLTSLAVYAQQNEEEEVIINNEANGINNQGYEAMEQGDYERAKELFRQAIAIDSSAVIYYENLALACQQSEDQAGVIQCYQLAKQNLPNNPTMFYYSGDALQNAERYEEAIRDYDQAIALSNLEPTDLLHFFYFNRGNAYLKLKDFQTAVDNYGQALEVFPQHAASYANRGMARYNLKDKKGACTDWQQAYDNGYEPAASYQQKYCE; encoded by the coding sequence ATGCACTACTTTTTAAGCCTATTAATTACTCTTCTAACCAGTCTGGCAGTCTACGCACAGCAAAACGAAGAGGAAGAAGTAATTATAAATAACGAAGCCAATGGCATTAACAACCAAGGCTACGAAGCAATGGAACAGGGCGACTACGAGCGGGCGAAAGAACTATTTCGCCAAGCCATTGCCATCGATTCTTCGGCAGTGATCTACTACGAGAACCTAGCGTTAGCCTGCCAGCAATCGGAAGATCAGGCCGGAGTCATTCAGTGCTACCAACTGGCGAAGCAAAACCTTCCCAACAACCCAACTATGTTTTACTACAGTGGCGATGCACTGCAAAACGCTGAACGCTACGAGGAAGCTATCCGCGACTACGACCAAGCGATTGCACTTAGCAACTTGGAGCCTACTGACCTATTACACTTCTTTTACTTTAACCGAGGCAATGCCTACCTTAAACTGAAAGACTTTCAGACGGCGGTGGACAATTATGGTCAAGCTCTGGAAGTATTTCCTCAACATGCTGCTTCTTACGCCAACCGGGGCATGGCCCGCTACAATCTAAAAGATAAAAAAGGCGCCTGCACCGACTGGCAGCAAGCCTACGATAATGGCTACGAACCTGCGGCTAGCTATCAGCAGAAGTATTGCGAGTGA
- a CDS encoding RNA polymerase sigma factor translates to MDDEYMDRVLAGDTKAYRHFLTNYKDMAFNIAVSIVKDDHYAEEIVQDAFMQAFSGLKSFKRTTSFKNWFYRIIVNESFQRLRKLKKNRFIQPVAEVKDSVVDSTQEGQSEKIALVLHAIQALPANESLALTLFYQQENSLKEIVEITGWSMANTKVILHRARKSIRTHLGID, encoded by the coding sequence ATGGATGATGAGTATATGGATCGGGTATTGGCAGGAGATACGAAAGCCTACCGCCACTTCTTAACAAACTACAAAGACATGGCTTTCAATATTGCTGTATCTATCGTTAAGGACGATCATTATGCCGAAGAAATTGTGCAAGATGCTTTCATGCAAGCATTCTCCGGATTGAAATCATTCAAGAGAACAACTTCGTTTAAAAACTGGTTTTACCGCATTATTGTAAATGAATCTTTTCAGCGGCTGAGAAAACTAAAGAAGAATAGATTCATCCAGCCAGTAGCCGAAGTTAAGGATTCTGTAGTTGATTCTACCCAGGAAGGACAATCTGAGAAAATAGCGTTAGTACTTCATGCGATTCAAGCACTCCCTGCGAACGAAAGTTTAGCCCTTACGCTATTCTATCAACAAGAAAATAGCCTGAAAGAAATCGTGGAAATTACCGGTTGGTCTATGGCAAATACGAAGGTTATCCTGCATAGAGCCAGAAAAAGCATACGTACTCATCTCGGAATAGATTAA
- a CDS encoding DUF4440 domain-containing protein has translation MVKRSFPMIMIIVVIINALSLQATKAQVPSSSELFEALKEKDSLLFAVGFNQCNLAQVESLLAQDLEFYHDQEGITSSISSLVASLKEGLCHAEKNRALRVLVDTSLAVFPLYDQGHLYGALQSGIHTFGNTTARFTHLWLLENDDWVVSRIISYDHQPTKPIITTDATSTALSSDSLSSYLGNYPFAPDFVLSIILEGDTLYGDAQGQKVAIKPIGNHQFIDESQQMQLYFMVSNEGTVTGLKMSGSNGEMIAPKAN, from the coding sequence ATGGTAAAGCGATCGTTCCCCATGATTATGATAATTGTAGTCATTATAAATGCACTTAGCTTACAAGCTACTAAGGCGCAAGTCCCATCGAGTTCAGAACTATTTGAAGCTTTAAAAGAGAAAGATAGCCTACTGTTCGCAGTAGGGTTCAACCAATGCAATTTGGCACAGGTTGAATCATTGCTGGCTCAGGATCTTGAGTTTTATCATGACCAAGAAGGAATCACTAGTTCCATCTCTTCCTTGGTAGCATCATTAAAAGAAGGCCTTTGTCATGCAGAAAAGAACCGTGCCCTACGGGTCTTAGTAGATACAAGTCTCGCGGTGTTTCCGCTCTACGATCAGGGGCACCTCTATGGTGCTCTACAATCCGGCATACATACTTTTGGTAATACTACCGCTAGGTTTACACACCTTTGGCTACTTGAGAATGACGATTGGGTGGTTTCAAGAATTATAAGCTACGATCATCAACCCACTAAACCTATCATCACCACAGACGCTACCAGCACTGCGTTATCTTCCGATAGCTTATCTTCTTACTTGGGCAATTATCCGTTTGCGCCAGATTTTGTTCTGTCAATCATTTTAGAAGGTGATACGCTGTACGGTGATGCTCAAGGACAAAAAGTTGCCATCAAACCTATTGGGAATCATCAGTTCATAGATGAAAGCCAACAGATGCAACTTTATTTTATGGTATCAAATGAAGGCACCGTTACGGGGCTAAAAATGAGCGGCTCTAATGGCGAAATGATTGCGCCTAAAGCTAACTGA
- a CDS encoding mandelate racemase/muconate lactonizing enzyme family protein: MKISAIHVRKEDLDLTRPYSIAYKTVTAVSNCVVEMETDSGNVGFGSANPSKYVVGVDVDDTVAALSEENTEWLIGKDVREMQQLVYEVQKKFAKQPGACAALDIALHDLFAQQLGLPLVKFLGQKHKSLPTSITIGIKNIGETIEEAEEYIGRGFKILKVKLGQSKEEDIERLKKLREQVGKEIVIRVDANQGYTMLQLEDFYYATFGPNPELIEQPLPANAIAEYRKLPTEIKKMVALDETLVTPANAYQLTNAPQAAGIFNIKLMKCGGIGHAREIANIAKNAKINLMWGCNDESRISIAAALHVALASSNTKYLDLDGSLDLARDLVTGGFELHDGVMSLTDQPGLGVRKVE; encoded by the coding sequence ATGAAAATTAGTGCTATCCACGTTCGCAAAGAAGATTTAGACTTAACTCGCCCCTATTCCATCGCTTACAAAACGGTGACGGCCGTCAGTAATTGCGTAGTAGAAATGGAAACTGATTCCGGAAATGTTGGCTTCGGATCGGCGAACCCCAGCAAGTACGTGGTGGGAGTTGATGTAGATGACACAGTGGCCGCACTGAGTGAAGAAAATACCGAATGGCTGATAGGGAAGGATGTGCGGGAAATGCAGCAACTCGTCTACGAAGTGCAAAAGAAGTTTGCCAAACAACCCGGAGCTTGTGCTGCCCTTGATATTGCTTTGCACGATTTGTTTGCCCAACAGTTGGGTCTTCCTCTGGTAAAGTTTCTGGGGCAGAAGCATAAATCTTTACCTACATCCATCACCATTGGCATAAAAAATATCGGAGAGACCATAGAAGAAGCCGAAGAATATATAGGGCGCGGTTTCAAAATTTTGAAAGTAAAGCTGGGGCAATCGAAAGAAGAAGATATTGAGCGCTTGAAAAAGTTACGCGAGCAAGTAGGAAAGGAGATAGTTATTCGGGTGGATGCCAACCAGGGCTACACTATGCTACAACTAGAAGATTTTTACTACGCTACCTTCGGGCCCAACCCCGAACTAATTGAGCAGCCCCTCCCAGCCAATGCTATTGCGGAATACCGAAAGTTGCCTACGGAGATTAAGAAAATGGTAGCCTTGGACGAAACGTTAGTGACTCCCGCAAATGCTTATCAACTAACCAACGCACCCCAGGCAGCGGGAATCTTTAATATTAAACTGATGAAGTGCGGTGGCATTGGTCACGCCCGCGAGATTGCCAACATTGCCAAGAACGCCAAAATTAATCTGATGTGGGGCTGCAACGACGAAAGCCGCATCAGCATTGCTGCTGCCCTACACGTTGCCCTCGCCTCCAGCAACACCAAGTACCTCGACCTCGACGGCAGCCTCGACCTCGCCCGCGACCTAGTAACCGGCGGCTTTGAATTACATGACGGTGTGATGAGCCTCACGGATCAGCCGGGGTTGGGGGTGCGGAAGGTTGAGTGA
- a CDS encoding DUF1611 domain-containing protein: MNKNAIIITHGLLNTNQAKTAHGLVRDTSQYHVLGIIDAVSAGRDVRQIVSQAPRPIPIYASLADCQDDLAEPINYCLVGVAGHGGKIPDGMLATVKEVLNNKMHVINGLHEYLSDMPEIAALAEENGVTITDIRKAKPKNQLHFWEGSIYDIPALKIAVLGTDCNLGKRTTTRLLLHALRKADINAEMIYTGQTGWMQDNRFGFIFDSTLNDFISGEIEATIEQCYREASPQVILLEGQSSLRNPGGPGGSEFLVSGQAKQVVLQHAPARKYFSGYEHLNAEIPSLESEIELIRMYGSEVIGLTLNTENLSLEEARQHQQRYQQTLGITTLLPLHDDFTELINAILPLL, from the coding sequence ATGAATAAGAATGCCATTATTATCACCCATGGATTACTGAATACCAATCAGGCCAAAACGGCTCACGGCTTAGTGCGGGATACTTCTCAGTACCACGTGCTGGGCATTATCGATGCTGTTTCGGCGGGGCGTGATGTGCGGCAGATTGTCTCTCAAGCTCCTCGTCCTATTCCTATCTACGCTTCGCTAGCTGATTGCCAGGATGATCTAGCGGAGCCGATAAATTACTGCTTGGTAGGAGTAGCCGGGCACGGAGGTAAGATTCCGGACGGAATGCTGGCTACGGTGAAAGAGGTACTAAACAATAAGATGCACGTTATTAACGGGCTGCATGAGTACTTGAGTGACATGCCGGAGATAGCAGCGTTGGCGGAAGAAAATGGAGTAACCATTACGGATATTCGTAAGGCTAAACCTAAGAATCAGTTGCACTTTTGGGAGGGAAGTATTTATGATATTCCTGCTCTCAAAATTGCTGTGCTGGGTACGGATTGCAATTTGGGAAAGCGAACCACTACGCGCTTGCTGCTGCACGCTCTGCGTAAAGCCGATATTAATGCTGAAATGATTTACACCGGGCAAACAGGCTGGATGCAGGACAATCGTTTCGGGTTTATCTTTGATTCTACGTTGAATGATTTTATCTCAGGCGAAATTGAAGCGACCATTGAGCAGTGCTACCGGGAAGCTTCGCCTCAGGTAATTTTGTTGGAAGGACAAAGCTCACTGCGAAACCCGGGCGGGCCGGGTGGTTCGGAGTTTTTGGTTTCCGGGCAGGCGAAGCAGGTAGTTCTACAACATGCTCCGGCTCGGAAATATTTCAGTGGTTACGAGCATCTAAACGCTGAGATTCCTTCATTAGAAAGTGAGATAGAGCTGATCCGGATGTACGGCTCGGAAGTGATTGGGCTTACGCTGAATACGGAAAACCTTAGCCTGGAAGAAGCGCGGCAGCATCAGCAACGCTACCAACAAACGTTAGGTATCACCACACTGCTGCCCTTGCACGATGACTTTACTGAGTTAATTAACGCTATACTCCCCCTGTTATGA
- a CDS encoding OmpA family protein, protein MSKKVILVLVAFAIWSVVSWQWYTCGVKGFCGGDAVAAPANNSMTSPAAEAQNPLLFSWSNSEPITSSRFSALRDSLSNVVGANEALTITGYYTEAEENTSDFANLGLARAQQVKELLANQMDTSQITTTSEVLASDVSMQNAPFEGVEFSVNPVIPEGAEIVELDDRTIIYFPFGSSNPELSETINQYLTQLAERLEGSDQTVVITGHTDDVGDEQPNQELGLKRANIVKDILAKRGISAERITANSAGETQPIATNDTEVGRKKNRRIELMVNN, encoded by the coding sequence ATGAGTAAGAAAGTAATTCTCGTTCTGGTTGCCTTTGCTATCTGGTCAGTAGTTAGTTGGCAATGGTACACCTGTGGGGTAAAAGGCTTTTGCGGTGGCGATGCCGTAGCTGCTCCTGCCAATAATAGCATGACCAGCCCCGCAGCAGAAGCACAGAATCCGTTGCTATTTTCTTGGTCGAATAGTGAACCAATCACCAGCTCCCGCTTTAGTGCGCTACGCGACTCACTGAGTAACGTTGTGGGAGCTAACGAAGCCCTAACCATTACTGGCTACTACACGGAGGCCGAAGAAAATACTAGTGATTTTGCTAACCTTGGACTCGCTCGCGCTCAGCAGGTAAAAGAGTTGCTAGCCAACCAGATGGATACCAGCCAAATTACAACCACATCCGAAGTGCTAGCCTCTGATGTAAGTATGCAGAACGCTCCGTTTGAAGGAGTAGAATTTTCGGTAAACCCAGTAATTCCCGAGGGTGCTGAAATTGTAGAGCTAGATGACCGAACTATTATCTATTTTCCCTTTGGTTCGTCTAACCCTGAACTGTCTGAAACTATTAATCAGTATCTAACCCAGTTGGCCGAACGCTTAGAAGGTTCCGATCAGACGGTAGTTATTACTGGGCACACCGATGATGTTGGCGATGAGCAACCCAATCAGGAGTTGGGGCTAAAACGGGCTAACATTGTAAAGGACATTCTGGCCAAGCGAGGTATCTCAGCCGAACGTATTACGGCCAACTCGGCGGGAGAAACGCAGCCCATTGCTACTAACGATACTGAAGTTGGTAGAAAGAAAAACCGCCGGATTGAGCTTATGGTCAATAACTAG
- a CDS encoding OmpA family protein, producing MAAWKVIGLISCFPGWLLAQVQVDTSFTEDVLVKEYLLQSQLKVNDISYRGTYQALGLFSSESLNLPISRGIILSTGKATNAIGPNQSQGRSTFFHRDGDEKLSKLSGGHNTHDAAVLEFTFFPTHNTIAFDYLFASEEYPEYVNKGFNDVFAFVLTDLHTKKSQNLAVVPGTQLPVHIDHINATTNPEWFIANDRRQKTYYSALEYDGLTKMLSAQATVVPGRPYRIKLAISDVYDGKLDSGVILRKKSFRSFHTPPQISPVTVYFPLNSSQLSATAQNGLRQFAQQIITSPPEAIQVVGHTDALGTDGFNQQLSEQRVQSVVDFLASLGLKGKVKLYRQSQGEHQPVVSNDNEVGRAQNRRVEVVLVNQKQ from the coding sequence ATGGCTGCTTGGAAAGTCATCGGATTAATTAGTTGTTTTCCCGGTTGGTTACTGGCTCAGGTGCAGGTTGACACCTCCTTTACCGAAGATGTACTGGTAAAAGAATATTTGCTTCAGTCTCAGCTTAAGGTAAATGATATTTCTTACCGAGGCACCTATCAAGCCTTAGGGCTATTCAGTAGTGAGTCGCTGAATCTACCCATTTCTCGTGGCATTATTCTGTCAACCGGAAAAGCAACCAACGCTATCGGACCTAATCAGTCTCAAGGCCGATCTACCTTTTTTCATCGCGATGGAGATGAGAAGCTATCCAAGTTGAGTGGCGGACACAATACGCATGATGCAGCAGTATTAGAATTCACCTTTTTCCCTACGCACAACACCATTGCTTTTGATTATTTGTTTGCCTCCGAAGAGTATCCCGAATACGTAAATAAAGGCTTTAACGATGTATTTGCGTTCGTACTTACCGATTTACACACTAAGAAATCGCAAAATCTGGCAGTAGTACCCGGAACACAACTACCCGTGCATATTGACCATATCAATGCTACCACTAACCCAGAATGGTTTATTGCCAATGATCGGCGGCAAAAGACTTACTACTCAGCCTTAGAATACGATGGGTTAACCAAAATGCTATCCGCCCAGGCAACAGTTGTTCCCGGTCGACCGTACCGTATCAAGTTGGCTATTTCGGATGTATACGATGGCAAACTAGACTCAGGAGTGATTTTGCGAAAAAAGTCTTTTCGGAGCTTTCACACACCACCCCAAATCAGTCCGGTAACTGTCTACTTTCCTTTAAATAGTAGCCAACTATCCGCAACTGCTCAAAATGGTTTACGCCAATTTGCCCAACAAATAATCACGTCGCCCCCCGAGGCTATTCAAGTAGTTGGTCATACCGATGCCCTAGGTACGGATGGCTTTAATCAGCAGTTATCTGAACAACGAGTACAATCGGTGGTAGACTTTTTAGCCTCTTTAGGGTTAAAAGGAAAAGTAAAGCTTTACCGCCAAAGCCAAGGGGAGCATCAACCGGTTGTCTCTAACGATAATGAAGTTGGGCGCGCCCAAAACCGACGGGTAGAAGTAGTGCTAGTCAACCAAAAGCAATAG
- a CDS encoding TraB/GumN family protein: MKKTLIATCLAMLLLGLSTKAQDTDALLWQVSGNNLAQPSYLFGTIHLMCPDDIQITQPMKDALKNSEQLVLELDMDEPGMMMNMQKVAMMTDGTTLNDLLTEEEYQLVGNYLKDSLQLPIQALNTMKPLMLSTLTFLDVLNCRPGSYEMQLVQQAKEHKKEVLGLETIEDQTEAFDFIPLEEQADYLVEAIQKYDETVAETEALLTAYQQGQVAKLYDLTHEAMSEMEGAEEALLTKRNKKWIAQIEDMAQNQATFFAVGAAHLGGPEGVITLLKEQGYTVEAISSAGQ, encoded by the coding sequence ATGAAAAAGACACTAATTGCAACCTGCCTCGCTATGTTATTGCTGGGATTATCAACTAAAGCCCAAGATACGGATGCGTTACTTTGGCAGGTATCAGGTAACAACTTAGCCCAGCCTTCTTATCTGTTTGGCACTATTCATTTAATGTGCCCCGACGATATTCAGATTACCCAACCTATGAAAGATGCTTTAAAGAATTCTGAGCAGTTAGTACTTGAATTGGATATGGACGAACCGGGTATGATGATGAATATGCAGAAAGTTGCTATGATGACCGACGGCACTACGCTAAACGATCTGCTCACAGAAGAGGAATACCAGTTGGTAGGTAATTATCTGAAAGACTCGCTTCAACTTCCGATTCAGGCTCTGAATACTATGAAGCCACTCATGCTAAGTACACTTACCTTTCTCGACGTATTAAATTGTCGGCCCGGATCGTACGAGATGCAACTGGTTCAGCAGGCTAAAGAACATAAGAAAGAAGTGTTAGGGTTAGAAACGATTGAAGATCAAACCGAGGCTTTTGATTTTATTCCGTTAGAAGAACAGGCAGATTACTTGGTGGAAGCCATCCAGAAGTACGATGAAACGGTAGCTGAGACCGAAGCCCTACTGACTGCTTACCAACAAGGACAGGTAGCAAAACTATACGATCTTACCCACGAGGCTATGAGTGAAATGGAGGGAGCTGAGGAAGCATTACTTACCAAACGAAACAAAAAATGGATTGCTCAGATTGAAGATATGGCTCAGAACCAAGCCACCTTTTTTGCGGTAGGAGCTGCTCACTTGGGCGGCCCAGAGGGAGTAATTACACTGCTGAAAGAGCAAGGTTACACCGTAGAAGCAATCAGCAGCGCTGGGCAGTAG
- a CDS encoding RNA polymerase sigma factor: MPPTQQFLGFLNENTAVIRKVCRLYTDNHNDFRDYFQEVVLQLWKSFDSFRGDAKASTWVYRVALNVCLSQLKLKKRQVASTPIDADAAQHWADVTYDTTEEEQIQQLYAGIRRLKELDRAIIMLYLEERSYDEMADILGISQSNVGVRISRIKKQLNQLIHGRTTGTLA; the protein is encoded by the coding sequence ATGCCGCCAACGCAGCAATTTCTAGGCTTTTTGAACGAGAATACTGCCGTAATCCGAAAAGTATGTCGGCTGTATACCGACAACCACAATGATTTTCGCGATTATTTTCAAGAGGTAGTTCTTCAGCTCTGGAAGTCGTTTGACTCCTTTCGGGGCGATGCCAAAGCATCTACTTGGGTATACCGGGTTGCTTTGAACGTTTGCCTATCGCAACTCAAGCTCAAAAAACGGCAAGTAGCTTCAACACCCATCGACGCCGATGCAGCCCAGCACTGGGCCGATGTAACCTACGATACTACTGAAGAAGAGCAGATACAACAGCTCTACGCGGGCATTCGTCGGCTAAAAGAATTAGATCGTGCTATTATTATGCTCTATCTGGAGGAGCGGAGTTACGACGAAATGGCTGATATTTTGGGGATAAGCCAGAGTAATGTGGGCGTACGCATTAGCCGAATTAAAAAACAATTAAATCAACTGATTCATGGACGAACTACAGGCACTCTGGCGTAA